The DNA window CCCCTTCGCAGATCGCGCTTCCGTTGGTCCCCGGAGCGGGTGGCGCGCCGCGTCGGATCGTGATCGGCAACGCCAATGCGCACGCGATCGAAGCGCTCGCCGAACCGTCGCGCTGGCCCTTTGGCACGGCCATCCTCACCGGGCCGCAGCGCTCGGGCAAGTCGCTGATCGGCGAATGGGCCGAAGGGCGCGGGATCGCGGTGATCGATGGCGCCGACAAGTGGGACGAGGACGCGCTGTTCCACCGCTGGAATGCGGGGCAGGAGGGCGGATCGCGGGCGGGTGAACCTTTGCTTCTGATCGCGGACAGCCAGCCATGGCACATCGCGCTCCCCGATCTCGCCTCGCGTCTCGGTGGGTCTCTTCAGCTCGAGATCGGCGTTCCGGACGATGCAATGGCGGCGCAATTGATCGAGGCGCTGGCCGAACAGCGCGGCCTTACGCTCGCCGAGGGCGCGGCCGACTACCTCGTTCCCCGGGCCGAACGCAGCTTTACCGGGCTGGAACAGCTGGTCGAGACCATCGACCGGATCAGCCTTGAACGGCAGGTCCCCGCCACCATGTCGGTCTGGCGCTCTGCGCTGGAGGCGATGCACGGGCCTGAACAGGGACGGCTGATCTAGCGGGCGGGAACGCTCATGCGGGCGGCGGATTTGCAAAAGGCGCCGATTGGTGGAAGGGTAAAAGAGCCATGTTCGATAAGCTCAAGGCCTATCTGGACTCGATCAGAGCGCGCGATCCTGCACCGCGTTCGCGCTGGGAGATCCTGCTTTATCCGGGCGTCTGGGCGCTGGGATTCCACCGCGTCGCCCATTGGCTGTTCGAAGCGAAGCTTTATTTCCTCGCCCGCGTCGTCAACCACGTCTCCCGCGCGCTCACCGCGATCGACATCCATCCGGGCGCGACGATCGGGCGGAACTTCTTCATCGATCACGGCTTCACCGTCATCGGCGAGACGGCGGAGATCGGCGACAATGTCACGATCTACCAATGCGTGACGCTGGGCGGGACGAACCCCACCAACGGCAAGGGCGGCAAGCGTCACCCGACGCTCGAGGACAATGTCATCATCGGTTCGGGCGCGCAGATCATCGGCCCGATCACCGTGGGTGAACGCGCCCGTGTCGGGGCGAATGCGGTGGTGACCGAGGACGTGCAGCCCGGCGCTACCATGGTCGGCCTCAAGGCACGCTCGACGCTGGTCCCGGCGGAGGAATGGATTCGCGAATTCATTCCCTATGGCACGCCGTCCGATGATCCGTGCGAACCGCGCAGCGACTGCATCGAGAAGCTCGAGAACGAGCTCAACCTTCTCAAGGCCGAAATCGCGGATTTGAAGGCGGAACAGGCCCGTGCACGCACGGACGAAGCGGCGCGGCAGGCGAGCCTCGATTTCGGCCGCAAGAGCGGGACGGGTGACTGATGGCCGGCAGCGGCTCCGGCCCCGGACAGATCGTCGCCTTTCCGGCGCGCGGGGCCGCCGGCCAGGTCGGCTTCGAACGCGAGGAGTTGCAGCGCATTCTCGACCTTTACGGCCGGATGGTCGCGGCCGGCGAATGGCGTGACTACGCGATGGATTTCGATTCGAAATGCGCGACCTTCGCGGCCTTCCGCCGCACCGCCGAACGCCCGCAGGCGCGGCTCGAAAAGCGCCCGGCGCTAAGGAACAAGCAGGGGATGTGGACGCTTTTCGGAGAACACGGTCAGGTGATGAAGCGCGGCCACGATCTTGCCAATGTACTCGCGCCGATGGAGCGGCGGCTGGTGAAGGCGGTCGAGGACTAGGCCCGACAAGGCGCGCTCCCACGCTCCGGCAGCGGAAGTGGCAGCTTTGGAACGCTCGAACCGCCTGTTCCGATGGCTGGAATTGGGTGGAGACTAGAAACTAGTCTAGATGCAGATTTCGTTGGTTAGTGGCCCGCCGCTGCCATAGACCCGAGCAGAATCGAAAAAAATTGATTACCGCCAAGATCCCTAGCGAAGAAAAAAGCCACCCCGATAAATTCTCACCGAGCAACCCGGTAACGCCGAATTCGTGGATGACCCAAACGAAGCCGAAAGCGAAGCCGAACATACTTATTACGGTCAGCCACGCGTAAATCGAGTTTCTTGCATCTTGGCCCATAGAAAGCAGTCTAGCATTTTGTAATTTGACCGGAAAGGGGTCGTTAACGGTCGGTCCGCTTCCGGTAGCGTTCCCCGAAAACCTGCCGCTGCCGTTTCCTACATCCGGCGAGCCCGCTAAACTTCGCGCCGCTCCTTCGCATCGTCGACCACACCGCGCGCGGACCTTCGCTCCCTAAAAGCCTCCGCTCCCCCTGTCCGTCCGGTGGGCGAAACGGGTGCTAAACATCTGGTATAAAGCAATTATTCGAGGCGTTGGAAAGTTGACAGGGTGTAACCTTTGTCCGCTTGAATGCGAAAAGGCCCGCCCCCTTGCGAGGGCGGGCCTTGCCGAATTGCGTCGCGAGAGGGCGGCTCACCCGCGCGCGCTGCTCGGGCCGGTGCCGGTGACCTTCTGCATGGCCTTGAGGATGTTGCCCGACTGCTCCGAGCCGCTCTGCGGGGCCTGGAGATTGGTGAAGGAATTGATCTCCTCCCAGCGCGCGGCGAAGCCTTCGACCGTGCGGTCCTCGTCCCTGAGCCAGACGGCGTCGTTCATCACCACCCACGAGGAGTGGAAACCGCCCGCACCCGCGCCGACGATGGCATTGGTCGGCGCGTCCTCGCTGACGAGGAAGAGCGCCGCCGGGACCACGTTTTCCGGGGCGAAGAGCTTGAAGGCTTCCTCGGGGAAGAGGTCTTCGGTCATGCGGGTGCCGGCGACCGGCGACAGGGTGTTGACCTTGATGTTGTACTTCGCGCCCTCGAGCTGGAGCGTCTTGGTCAGCCCCGCAAGGCCGAGCTTCGCCGCGCCGTAGTTCGCCTGGCCGAAATTGCCGAAAAGGCCGGTCGAGGATGCGGTCATGAGGATGCGGCCATAGGATTGCTCACGGAAGGTTTCCCAGCACGCCTTGGTGACGAAGGCCGAACCGGTGAGGTGAACCTTCAATACGAATTCGAAATCGGCCGGGTCCATCTTCGCGAAGGTCTTGTCGCGCAGCACGCCCGCATTGTTGATGAGGACATGGACGCCGCCCCACTTCTGCTTGGCGTCGGCCACCATCTTTTCCATCTGTTCGTATTCGGTGACGGAGCCGCCATTGGCCATCGCCTCGCCACCGGCCTTCTCGATTTCCTCGACGACTGCGGCCGCCGCGTCCGAGGTGCCGGTGCCGTCGCGCGAACCACCGAGGTCGTTGACCACGACCTTCGCCCCGCGCTTCGCCAGTTCGAGCGCATAGGCCTTGCCGAGCCCGCCGCCCGCGCCGGTGACGATGGCGACCTTGTCCTTGAAATCGATGCTCATGGGTGTGTCCTCTCTGGTTGGGAGTGCGCGCCAGCTTGACGCGCGCGTAAACTCACGATTGCGCGCGCTGCGTGGCACTTTTGCGCGGGGCTTGCAACCGCCTCGGTAGGGGGAACAGGGCCTCCAGCCGTGCCGTAGCGGCAGTCCGGTCAGAGCGCTTGAAGCGCGGGGATCAGTTCATCGAGCGAATCGATCACCGCATCCGAACCAAGATCGCCGGGCAGGCGGTCGCAATAACCGTACCCGGCCGCGACCACCTTCACGCCCGCACCGCGTGCGGCCTTCACGTCATAGGTCGAATCGCCGATGAAGACGAAGCGGTCGGGATCCTCGATCCCGCAGCGCTTCTGCGCCTCGATGACGGGGGCAGGATCGGGTTTGGAGATGTATCTGCCGTCTTCGCCCTTGCCGATCGAATTGCCGCCGATGACCGTTTCGAACGGGTCGAGAAAATCGAGCTGGGTGAGGATCGAACGGGCGAATTCCTCGAACTTGTTGGTTACGACGGCCATCTTGACGCCCTTGGCGGCGAGCTCGTCGACGACGCGGCGGGCATGGTCGAAAGGCTCGGTGTGGACCGCATTGTTGTCGGCGTAATATTGCAGCATCGCCTTGTAGAGCGCGCGGAAATCGTCGCCCTCCAGACCCCCGGCGAGCCCGCCCTGTGCCTGCACCGCCCGGGCCAGCATGATCTTTGCCCCGCCGCCGATCAGGTCCTTCGAACTGCCGACCGGGACCGGCGCGAAACCGCCCAGCGAGAGCGCGTAATTGACCGCTGCGCCAAGGTCGCGGAACGTGTCGAGAAGGGTGCCGTCGAGGTCGAATCCGACCGCCGAAAATCGAAAATCCGTCATGCCCGCTCCCATACATGGACACGCGGCGCGAGACGACTTCAAATCGCAAGCATTTGCGGGCAGGCACGCTCCATCCTAAGGGGGACGCATGCACGATTTCGCCGCCATCATCCTCGCCGCGGGCAAGGGCACCCGCATGAAGAGCGACCTTCACAAGGTGCTCCACCCGATCGCCGGGAGGCCGATGCTCGGTCATCTCATGGCCGCGGTCGATCAACTGGGCGCGGCTCGGCAGGTGGTCGTGGTCGGCGCGGGGCGCGACCAGATCGAGCAAGCGGTGGAGGGCAGGGCCGAAACCTGCCTGCAGGAACCGCAGCTCGGCACCGGTCACGCGGTGCAGCAGGCCGAAACGCTGCTTGACGGATTCGATGGCGACGCGCTCGTCCTGTATGGCGACGTGCCGTTCGTGCGCGCAGAAACGATGCGCGCGATGCTCGAACGACTGAACGAACCAGATGCGCCCGCCGTGGTGGTGCTGGGCTTCGAACCCGATGATCCGCTCGCCTATGGCCGCGTCATCGCCGACGATGACGGCGCGATCATCAAGATGGTTGAATACAAGGACGCGGATGAAGGCGAGCGCGCCTGCCACCTGTGCAATTCGGGCCTGATGGCAGCGAAGGCAGGCGATCTGTTCGCGCTGCTCGCCCGGGTCGGCAATGACAACGCGCAGGGCGAATATTACCTTCCCGACATCGTCAACATCGCGATTGCCGACGGGCGGGTCTGCGCGGTCGTCATCACCGACGATCCGGACGAGGTCGCCGGCATCAATTCGCGCTCGGAACTCGCTCGCGTGGAGGCGCGCTGGCAGGCCGTGCGGCGCGAACGGGCAATGGCCGACGGCGCGACACTCATCGCGCCCGACACGGTGTTCTTCAGCTGGGACACCCAGATCGGCCGCGACGTGACGATCGAACCGCATGTCGTGTTCGGCCCCGGCGTGAGCGTAGCCGATCACGTCCACATCAAGGCCTATTGCCATATCGAGGGCGCGACCATCGCAAGCGGCGCATCGGTCGGCCCCTTCGCCCGCCTGCGCCCGGGCGCGGTGATGGAGGAGGGCAGCTTCGTCGGCAATTTCGTCGAGATGAAGAAGGCCGTCCTGGGCAAGGGCGCCAAGGCCAGCCACCTCTCCTATATCGGCGATGCGACCGTGGGTGCGGGCGCCAATATCGGTGCGGGCACGATCACCTGCAATTACGACGGCTATTTCAAGTACCAGACCCATATCGGCGAACGCGCCTTCATCGGATCGAACAGCGCTCTCGTCGCTCCGGTCAATATCGGCCCCGACGCGATCGTCGCCGCCGGCTCCACCGTCAGTCGCGACGTGGCGGCGGGCGAATTGCGCATGGTGCGCGCCGAACAGCTGATGAAACCCGGCTGGGCGGACCGATTCCATGATACGATGAAGAAGAAGAAGGAAGGATCGAAAAGGGAGAAGTGAGCGTGGCCCCGATCCTGTTCATCGCCACTGCCCGCGCCGAGGAAGCGCGGGCCTTCTACGCGGACGTGATGGGCTTCGCGCTGAAGGACGACAATCCCTTCTCGATCGAATTCGATGCCGGCGGCACGATGCTGCGGGTCCAGAAGGTCGAGACATTCGAGCCGCACCCTTTCACCGCGATCGGCTGGCTGGTCGAGGATATCGCGGCCGAACGCGACCGGCTGTACGATCGCGGCGCCCGCTTCGTGCGTTTCGATTTCCTCGACCAGGACGAACGCGATGTCTGGACGGCTCCCGATGGGGCCAGGGTCTGCTGGATGAAAGATCCCGACGGCAACACACTGTCGCTGACCCAGTTAGCGGCTTGAGCGCGGGCGAGGATCGCGTCTGCTGGCTTTGCGGTCGTCCCTTCGCGACGCGCATCCAGTGGCATCACCCCGTGCCGAGGTCGAAAAAGGGGCGCACCACCGTCCCGGTTCATCCGATCTGCCACAAGACCATCCACGCCAATTTCACCAATGCCGAACTCGCCCGGATCGGCGATGCGCCCGAATTGATCCGCGCGAAGCCGGAAATCGCGAAGTTCGTGCGCTGGATCAGCACCAGGCCGCCCGATTTTCACGCGCCGACGCGGACGTGAAGCGGGCGCGGGAACCTTCGCAGTCCCAGGGGGCTTTACCGGCATGAGAAAGACATTCTGGATCGCCGCGGGCAGCGCGCTCGCCCTTGCCGGAGCCGCCATGGCCTACGCCCAGTATCGCGACACCGAAGAGCCCGATTATGCCTCAGTGGCTGTCGACGGGGCATTCGAACTGCGCGATTATCCGGCGCTCGTTGTGGCCGAGATCACCCATATCGGTACCCGCCA is part of the Erythrobacter litoralis genome and encodes:
- the glmU gene encoding bifunctional UDP-N-acetylglucosamine diphosphorylase/glucosamine-1-phosphate N-acetyltransferase GlmU, producing MHDFAAIILAAGKGTRMKSDLHKVLHPIAGRPMLGHLMAAVDQLGAARQVVVVGAGRDQIEQAVEGRAETCLQEPQLGTGHAVQQAETLLDGFDGDALVLYGDVPFVRAETMRAMLERLNEPDAPAVVVLGFEPDDPLAYGRVIADDDGAIIKMVEYKDADEGERACHLCNSGLMAAKAGDLFALLARVGNDNAQGEYYLPDIVNIAIADGRVCAVVITDDPDEVAGINSRSELARVEARWQAVRRERAMADGATLIAPDTVFFSWDTQIGRDVTIEPHVVFGPGVSVADHVHIKAYCHIEGATIASGASVGPFARLRPGAVMEEGSFVGNFVEMKKAVLGKGAKASHLSYIGDATVGAGANIGAGTITCNYDGYFKYQTHIGERAFIGSNSALVAPVNIGPDAIVAAGSTVSRDVAAGELRMVRAEQLMKPGWADRFHDTMKKKKEGSKREK
- a CDS encoding HAD-IA family hydrolase, with the protein product MTDFRFSAVGFDLDGTLLDTFRDLGAAVNYALSLGGFAPVPVGSSKDLIGGGAKIMLARAVQAQGGLAGGLEGDDFRALYKAMLQYYADNNAVHTEPFDHARRVVDELAAKGVKMAVVTNKFEEFARSILTQLDFLDPFETVIGGNSIGKGEDGRYISKPDPAPVIEAQKRCGIEDPDRFVFIGDSTYDVKAARGAGVKVVAAGYGYCDRLPGDLGSDAVIDSLDELIPALQAL
- a CDS encoding HNH endonuclease is translated as MSAGEDRVCWLCGRPFATRIQWHHPVPRSKKGRTTVPVHPICHKTIHANFTNAELARIGDAPELIRAKPEIAKFVRWISTRPPDFHAPTRT
- the epsC gene encoding serine O-acetyltransferase EpsC, producing the protein MFDKLKAYLDSIRARDPAPRSRWEILLYPGVWALGFHRVAHWLFEAKLYFLARVVNHVSRALTAIDIHPGATIGRNFFIDHGFTVIGETAEIGDNVTIYQCVTLGGTNPTNGKGGKRHPTLEDNVIIGSGAQIIGPITVGERARVGANAVVTEDVQPGATMVGLKARSTLVPAEEWIREFIPYGTPSDDPCEPRSDCIEKLENELNLLKAEIADLKAEQARARTDEAARQASLDFGRKSGTGD
- a CDS encoding HdaA/DnaA family protein produces the protein MGRAADSPSQIALPLVPGAGGAPRRIVIGNANAHAIEALAEPSRWPFGTAILTGPQRSGKSLIGEWAEGRGIAVIDGADKWDEDALFHRWNAGQEGGSRAGEPLLLIADSQPWHIALPDLASRLGGSLQLEIGVPDDAMAAQLIEALAEQRGLTLAEGAADYLVPRAERSFTGLEQLVETIDRISLERQVPATMSVWRSALEAMHGPEQGRLI
- a CDS encoding VOC family protein; translation: MSVAPILFIATARAEEARAFYADVMGFALKDDNPFSIEFDAGGTMLRVQKVETFEPHPFTAIGWLVEDIAAERDRLYDRGARFVRFDFLDQDERDVWTAPDGARVCWMKDPDGNTLSLTQLAA
- a CDS encoding DUF2794 domain-containing protein; this encodes MAGSGSGPGQIVAFPARGAAGQVGFEREELQRILDLYGRMVAAGEWRDYAMDFDSKCATFAAFRRTAERPQARLEKRPALRNKQGMWTLFGEHGQVMKRGHDLANVLAPMERRLVKAVED
- a CDS encoding SDR family NAD(P)-dependent oxidoreductase; this encodes MSIDFKDKVAIVTGAGGGLGKAYALELAKRGAKVVVNDLGGSRDGTGTSDAAAAVVEEIEKAGGEAMANGGSVTEYEQMEKMVADAKQKWGGVHVLINNAGVLRDKTFAKMDPADFEFVLKVHLTGSAFVTKACWETFREQSYGRILMTASSTGLFGNFGQANYGAAKLGLAGLTKTLQLEGAKYNIKVNTLSPVAGTRMTEDLFPEEAFKLFAPENVVPAALFLVSEDAPTNAIVGAGAGGFHSSWVVMNDAVWLRDEDRTVEGFAARWEEINSFTNLQAPQSGSEQSGNILKAMQKVTGTGPSSARG